In Dysgonomonadaceae bacterium PH5-43, a single window of DNA contains:
- a CDS encoding site-specific recombinase XerD (product_source=COG4974; cath_funfam=1.10.443.10; cog=COG4974; superfamily=56349), whose amino-acid sequence MGHTNVKTTQIYAKVVDEKKSKAAQAIQLNTLNNTEE is encoded by the coding sequence TTGGGGCATACCAATGTAAAAACCACCCAGATTTACGCAAAGGTTGTGGACGAGAAGAAGAGCAAAGCAGCACAAGCAATTCAGTTAAACACTCTTAACAACACAGAAGAATGA